In Anaerolineales bacterium, the following proteins share a genomic window:
- a CDS encoding sulfotransferase: MESIRRIKTAARILLKGEPQKKNRNPIPAITKEEVAEIKQFFPREKFFILGHARSGTTLLMRLARLHPDVHCNYQAHFFTRKPLLKSLVDSAEIEEWLTRKSNRWNHGRDLSPLVLRAAADLIMERDAAREGKRIVGDKSPSSTIHGGAVRDMHALYPDAKLVYIVRDGRDVLISERFRNFVEDSKFLSAEDKRIIVDLRSDSPSFSDGRRSIFTEAFIRRVAKGWVANLQETDEEAKKLYGKNYFAIRYEDLLKDSFKEMSRLWKFLGVKTVNKALEKRIKTEMASNPDEEWQAKRDEGIASFLPKGQAGNWQRLFSARDKSVFKEVAGEMLVKWKYEKDLSW, from the coding sequence ATGGAAAGTATTAGGCGAATTAAAACTGCCGCCCGCATCCTGCTCAAAGGCGAACCGCAAAAGAAGAATCGCAATCCGATTCCTGCGATCACAAAAGAAGAAGTTGCAGAGATCAAGCAATTCTTCCCGCGCGAAAAATTTTTCATTCTCGGTCATGCGCGCTCTGGCACCACACTGCTCATGCGGCTGGCGCGCTTGCATCCCGACGTGCATTGCAACTATCAGGCGCACTTCTTCACGCGCAAGCCGTTATTGAAATCGCTGGTCGATTCGGCGGAGATCGAAGAATGGCTCACGCGCAAATCCAACCGCTGGAATCACGGACGCGACCTCTCGCCGCTCGTCCTGCGCGCCGCCGCCGATCTCATCATGGAACGCGACGCGGCGCGAGAAGGCAAGCGTATCGTCGGCGATAAGAGTCCCTCGTCCACGATTCACGGCGGAGCTGTGCGCGACATGCACGCGCTTTACCCCGACGCCAAACTCGTCTACATCGTCCGCGATGGACGCGACGTGTTGATCTCGGAACGCTTTCGGAATTTTGTGGAGGACTCCAAATTTTTATCAGCGGAGGACAAACGCATCATTGTGGACCTTCGGTCTGATTCGCCCTCCTTCAGCGACGGTCGCCGTTCGATCTTCACCGAGGCGTTCATCCGCCGCGTGGCAAAGGGCTGGGTGGCAAACCTCCAAGAAACCGACGAAGAAGCGAAAAAACTTTACGGCAAAAATTATTTTGCAATCCGTTATGAAGATTTGCTGAAAGACTCTTTCAAAGAAATGTCCCGCTTGTGGAAATTTCTCGGCGTGAAGACGGTCAACAAGGCGTTGGAGAAAAGAATCAAAACCGAGATGGCGTCCAACCCCGATGAGGAGTGGCAGGCAAAAAGGGACGAAGGAATCGCATCCTTCCTCCCGAAGGGACAGGCTGGCAATTGGCAGAGATTGTTCTCCGCTCGCGATAAGTCCGTGTTCAAAGAAGTCGCGGGTGAGATGTTGGTGAAGTGGAAGTATGAAAAGGATTTGAGTTGGTAA
- a CDS encoding ClbS/DfsB family four-helix bundle protein produces the protein MPITKQRTLDYINHEWGTYVERFNRLPKTEREKRLKKIGFESFRDMLAHILAWWEEGMPIILAIAEGREFERKKYDFDAFNAEAVAKYKSWDEDKFLAHVEKTRKKAEADIQSVNEAAFENRRVRAWADGIFIHHAREHLVVLSRFLAMDLLKNEWAEYVEEFNNLGEEKQKEFLTKQGFESFHDLVAHVIGWWEEGAHIISGIVEKPGFTWESRDTDAFNLELTKKYATWSDDELFKHYERVRTVMYELTASLPADAFQNYDIEGWLNDDVVGHYDEHAI, from the coding sequence ATGCCAATCACCAAACAACGCACGCTGGATTACATCAACCACGAATGGGGAACGTACGTGGAACGCTTTAACCGCCTGCCGAAAACGGAGCGGGAGAAGCGCCTCAAGAAGATCGGGTTCGAGTCGTTCCGCGATATGCTGGCGCACATACTTGCGTGGTGGGAGGAGGGGATGCCGATCATCCTTGCGATTGCGGAGGGACGCGAGTTCGAACGGAAGAAATATGATTTCGACGCGTTCAACGCCGAGGCGGTGGCAAAATACAAATCGTGGGATGAGGACAAGTTCCTGGCTCACGTTGAGAAAACGCGTAAGAAAGCCGAAGCAGACATCCAGTCGGTGAATGAAGCGGCGTTCGAGAATCGACGCGTCCGCGCGTGGGCGGACGGGATATTCATCCACCACGCGCGCGAGCATCTCGTCGTGTTGAGTCGCTTCCTTGCAATGGATTTGTTGAAGAACGAATGGGCGGAGTACGTCGAGGAGTTCAACAATCTCGGCGAGGAAAAACAAAAGGAATTTTTGACGAAGCAGGGATTCGAGTCGTTCCATGATCTGGTGGCGCATGTCATCGGTTGGTGGGAGGAGGGCGCGCACATCATTTCGGGAATCGTCGAAAAGCCAGGCTTCACGTGGGAAAGCCGCGACACTGACGCGTTCAATCTTGAGTTGACGAAAAAATATGCAACGTGGTCGGACGATGAGTTATTCAAACATTACGAAAGAGTGCGGACGGTGATGTACGAGTTGACGGCGAGCCTGCCCGCCGACGCGTTTCAAAATTACGACATCGAAGGCTGGCTCAACGACGATGTGGTCGGGCATTACGACGAACATGCGATATAG
- a CDS encoding Gfo/Idh/MocA family oxidoreductase produces MKFLIAGLGSIGRRHMRNLIACGETDIVLFRTRKSTMPEDDLAGFPQETDLQTALEKHKPDAVIVSNPTALHLDVAIPAAQAGCSLLLEKPLSHSMDRIDKLESALKNGGGRVVVGFQFRFHPGLVKAKQLIVGGEIGRVISAHVHFGEYLPAWHPWEDYRQGYAARADMGGGVVLTQCHSLDYLPWLVGGVESVWGFTAKLSDLEVDVEDTAKIGLRFTNGALGSIHLDYNQQPPSHYFEVVGTKGSLQWNLVDGATRIFRAEKKDWDVYPLPVGWERNVMFMEEMKHFVAVARGEVESSCPLEDGVKVQRLIGAVLASNNSGVRIQL; encoded by the coding sequence ATGAAATTCCTCATCGCAGGACTCGGTTCCATCGGTCGCCGCCACATGCGGAATCTCATTGCGTGTGGTGAAACCGATATTGTTTTATTTCGCACGCGCAAAAGCACGATGCCCGAAGACGACCTTGCTGGGTTTCCGCAAGAGACCGATTTGCAAACCGCCCTCGAAAAGCACAAACCCGACGCGGTGATCGTCTCCAACCCGACGGCGCTGCATCTCGATGTAGCCATCCCCGCCGCGCAAGCGGGATGCTCGCTGTTGTTGGAGAAGCCGCTCTCCCATTCGATGGATCGCATTGACAAACTCGAATCCGCGCTCAAAAATGGCGGCGGACGCGTTGTCGTCGGATTCCAATTCCGTTTTCATCCTGGATTGGTGAAAGCCAAACAATTGATCGTTGGCGGCGAGATCGGACGCGTGATCTCGGCGCACGTTCATTTTGGAGAATATTTGCCCGCGTGGCATCCGTGGGAGGATTATCGCCAAGGCTATGCGGCGCGCGCGGACATGGGCGGCGGCGTGGTGTTGACTCAATGTCATTCGTTGGATTATCTGCCGTGGCTGGTGGGAGGAGTCGAATCCGTGTGGGGATTCACCGCCAAACTCAGCGACCTCGAAGTGGACGTGGAAGATACGGCGAAGATCGGTCTGCGATTCACGAATGGCGCGCTGGGGAGCATCCATCTCGATTACAACCAACAACCGCCGTCGCATTACTTTGAAGTCGTCGGCACAAAAGGGTCGTTACAGTGGAATCTCGTGGATGGCGCGACACGAATCTTTCGGGCGGAGAAAAAGGATTGGGACGTGTATCCGCTTCCCGTCGGGTGGGAACGGAACGTCATGTTCATGGAAGAGATGAAGCATTTCGTCGCCGTCGCGCGCGGGGAGGTTGAGTCGTCCTGTCCGCTGGAGGATGGAGTTAAAGTTCAACGTCTGATCGGCGCGGTTCTGGCATCGAATAATTCTGGGGTGAGAATCCAATTGTAG
- the folK gene encoding 2-amino-4-hydroxy-6-hydroxymethyldihydropteridine diphosphokinase produces MEEHVVYLALGSNIGNRAQNLKEAIAALSPQMEVKARSAVYETPPWGFEDQEKFLNQAVRVETYLKPEQLIKHLKRLEVALGRKESFQNGPRLIDIDILFYDDLVLYSPALTIPHPHLHERGFVLVPLMDIASDFVHPVKKKSIRELALFADVSGIRKLE; encoded by the coding sequence ATGGAAGAACATGTGGTTTATCTGGCGTTGGGTTCGAACATTGGCAACCGCGCCCAAAATTTGAAAGAGGCGATCGCCGCGCTTTCGCCGCAAATGGAAGTGAAAGCGAGATCGGCTGTGTATGAGACTCCGCCGTGGGGATTCGAGGATCAGGAAAAATTTCTCAATCAGGCTGTGCGCGTCGAAACGTACCTCAAGCCCGAACAACTCATCAAGCATCTCAAACGGTTGGAAGTGGCATTGGGCAGAAAAGAGTCGTTTCAAAACGGTCCACGCCTGATCGATATTGACATTTTATTTTACGATGATCTCGTGTTGTATTCGCCCGCGCTGACGATTCCACATCCGCACCTGCACGAGCGCGGCTTCGTCCTTGTCCCGTTGATGGACATCGCCAGCGATTTTGTGCATCCCGTGAAGAAGAAGTCCATCCGTGAGTTGGCGTTGTTCGCCGATGTGAGCGGGATTCGGAAGCTCGAATAG